In Lacinutrix sp. Bg11-31, the DNA window GAGAAAACAAAAGAGTACGCTGATAAAATTGAAAAATTTGTAAACGATTGTAATTTCTACATTGACGGAAAAAAAATCTCACAGAAAGAAGTTTTGCGAATTGCGAATAAAACTTTAGATAACAATAATAAACTTAGAGACTCTTTAGCTCGACTAAAATTCATATTAAAGAATGCTAAACGTGACTATGGCATTTCATATAAAGTAACGAGAAATGGAGATACTTTAATATCGGCCAAATCCGTAACTAAAGCAGATACAGCGTTAGCATATTATCCTAAATTCAAAGAAATTGAAAACAAATATTACAAGACTTTAGATAGCTTGGAAATGTACAAATGGCAATCCGAATTAGTTAAAAACGATTATGGGATTGAGTATAAAATTCGTAAAGAAGGTAAGAGTTTAAAATCAACAAGAATTTCAGAAACTAAAATAGATTCAGCACTTGTGTTGCTTAAATACTTTAGGCATAGATTATCTAAAGATGAAAATGGAGACTGGGAAATTGAAACTGATGCTGAATATCGTAGAGAGCAAAGGAAAAAAGAAAGAGCGAAAAACTAAGCGGGAAAGCCTACTGGCAACAACGTATAAAAACAATAGGGAAATTGGCACTTAACCCAATGTTTACAGCACTTTTCGAGGTTTATAAATTTTTAAATTTGGCTTATTGAGAAAAAAAATAATAAGTAAAATTTAAAAATTCGACTTGTGTTCAACCGAATGGTTCGTGCGTTTTTTCCGCCCTACTGTTCTTATACAAATCCGTCACAATAATTTCGAACTTAAAAAATTCAATTGAAATAAAAACAATTCAACAACTACCAATTCTCTCTTTTCATCAACCGCTCAATATGCGCATAATGATGATTAGAATGCCAAGCATAAACACCTAAGTTTTCATTTAAAGCAACAACCTCATTACCATCTGGATGAATAAACGTACGTTTTAAATCTTGAAAAGAAAGACCTTTTACAAAGTGTACCAATTTAGCATGGATTACTTTAATGTGTAATAGTGAGTTTTCTAAAGGTTCTTTATAATCGTGTTGTTGTGCCCAAGTATTTTCATTGTAAGCCTTAATAACAGGATTATCTTCCGTCATTGCCCACTTAAAACGTGTGTAACTATTATGGTGGCTATCGCTAATATGGTGTACAACTTGCCTAACTGTCCATCCTTCTGGTCTATATAACGTATCGAGTTGTTTATTATTTAAGTTGGCAACTAGAGTTTCTAAACGGTTTGGAAACTGCTCTAAAACAGAAATCCATTCTTGAATATGAGATTCGGTAATCTCTACAGGACAATGAAACTTTCCTATTGGATATTTTAAGTTTTCAAGTTCTTGGTTTGTCATTTTTTTTGTGTTAAATCGTTTATCATTCCTGCGAAGACAAAAAGTTATGCTTTTCTATTACTATGGATTCCTGCCTTCGCAGGAATGACAACAGATTACTTGTTATTATAAGCAGCAATAAAACTTTTAGCACGTCTATTTCCTGTATTATATTTCAAGGCCATTTTATAGTTTTCTAAAGCCTGTAAAGTATCTCCACTTTTAGCATAAGCTTCGGCTAAACTATCGTAAACATTGTCACTTGTTGGATGTAATGCTGAATTTAATTTAAAAACTTCGATAGCATCTGTATAGTTTTTATCATTGAGAAATTTATAACCAAGCCTATTAAAATCATATTGATTTAAAAAAGCACTTGTAGAATCTTCTTTTTGGATGGCTAAATAGCCTTCCAATGCTTTATCGTATTCTTTATTTTTTAAATAGGTACTTGGTACTAGAACAGAGTCTGGTAATTTTTTATAATTATAAGTTATTTCTGCTTTTTCATCTTCGGAAATCTCAGAAATATAAAACACTTCGGTTTCAGGATGCTTCAAGAATTGAATTTTCTTATTCATTTCCTTTACAAAATAGGTGTTTTTATCTAAATATATAGGTTCTATTTTTTCTGCTCCTCTCCATTTTAAAAAGAGTTCGTTATTTTCAAAATAAACCTCTATTACTTCATTTGTATTAAACAAATAGCGTCCAGTAGTGTCTTTAATAAATCCTGGCGAATAATTTGCTGCTTTGCCACAAGATAATATTAGCGCAAATAGTAAAGTGTAAATAAAGACTTTGGTTTTCATTTTTGGTGGTTTTTTGATTGATTGAATAAAAATACTAAATGTTGCGCATAAAAAAACGCCTCATATATATGAGACGTTTTAGAATTATATTTGTTACTAAATTTTAGTAATAACTTTTATTTAATGAGATACTCACTTTAGTGAGCATAAGCGATTCACTACTTTTTTTTTATAAAAAAGTGGTAATCTGCTTATTTTACTGCCATTAATTCTACATCGAAAATTAAAGTTGCATCTGGTGGTATTGCTCCTCCTGCTCCTCTAGATCCATATCCTAAATCACTTGGTATAACAAAACGTGCTTTATCTCCTACTTTAAGTAAGCTAACACCTTCGTCCCAACCAGCAATTACTTGTCCCATTCCTAGAGCAAAGTCAATTGGCTCGTTACGTTTGTAAGAAGAATCGAAAACAGTACCATCTGTTAAACTTCCTTTATAATGTACAGAAACTGTTTTTCCTTTTTCTGCTTGAACACCTGTTCCTTTTTGAAGAATTTGGTAACGTAATCCGCTTTCTGTTTGGTCGAAACCTGCTGAGTACTTATCTAATTCTGCTACTTTTTCTGCTCTTTCTGCTGCTGCTCTTTTTTCGCGAGAACCTTCAAATGTTCTAAAAGCTTCGATAGCATTAAATTTTTCTGCGGAATTACCTACTCTTACAATTTCCATAGTTTCAATAGAATCTCCTTGAGCAATAGCATCAACAATATCTTGTCCTTCTATTACATTACCAAATACAGTATGATTACCATCTAACCAATCTGTAGCAATGTGAGTTATAAAAAACTGACTTCCGTTAGTTCCAGGTCCAGAATTTGCCATAGACAATATTCCAGGTCCACTATGTTTTAAATCTGGATGAAACTCATCGTCAAATTTATAACCAGGATTTCCAGTTCCAGCGCCTTGTGGACAACCACCTTGAACCATAAAATCTGCAATTACTCTATGAAATTTTAAACCATCATAATAAGGAGTTCCTTGAGGCTTAGCCGTGTTCTCCATATTTCCTTCTGCTAAAGCAACAAAATTACCTACTGTACCAGGAGTTTTTTTAAATTCTAGATTTACTAAAATAGTACCTTTATTCGTGTTAAATTTTGCGTATAAACCGTCTTGCATTGTCTTATTTTTTAATGAGGTGCAAAGATAGGAAGAAGTTAAAAATTTTAAGTAATGAGTTAACAATTTTTTTCAAGTCTGAATTATTAAGTTAATTATGATGAATTTTATTAGCTTTGAAATTAAATTAAAAATAAAGTATGGGTGTTTTTGGAAAGTTATTTGGAAGTAAACAAATTGAGAATAAAGAAGAAGACGAAAAATATATTGAATCTATAATTACCTCTGGAGATGGAGAACCTCTTGCTGTTTCTACTAGTAATGTTATGTATGCTGGATACAACGAACTTGGTGGTTACTACTATTTACAAACTTTTACTATTGGTCGTTTAAAAACTAAAACTAAAAATGGCGCTAAATTACTTATTGAAGGTAATGACTATACTTTAAGTTTAAACTCTGATATGCTTGAGTTTGAATGCGATCCTGCACATCCCTTAAAAGGTTATGTTACTAAAATAGATTTTGAAATTGAAAAATCTGCGGTCGAAAAACTTAAGAAGTCTACAATGAAGCAGGTTACGCTTTCAGTAATGAAAAAAGAAGTTGTTTTTACTGTATATAATAAGGAGTAAAAAAAATCACTCTTGATTTTTAAAGAAGAAACCAAGAGTGATATATTATTTACATAAAGTATTAGTATTTAATTTGCCACCTCGCTAATAAATTTAATACGGTAGAGACGTAATTCTTCGTCATCATAATCGCCATCAAACTCATCTATAGCAACGTCTATTTTATCGGTTTCAGATTCCATAAAATAGTCATACAGTTCCTCTTGTTGATCTTCATCTAATAAATCGTCAATCCAATAATTAATATTAAGCTTGGTTCCAGAAAAGACAATGGCTTCCATTTCTTTAATAAAATCATTCATTTGCATACCTTTAGCAGACGAAATATCTGTTAATGGTAATTTTCTATCCACATTCTGGATAATATATAATTTTAAACCAGAATTAGTACCAGTAGATTTAACAATAAAATCGTCTGGTCTCATGATATCGTTTTCTTCAACGTACTTACCTATTAAAGCAACAAAATCTTTACCATACTTTTTAGCTTTTCCTTCTCCAACACCATGAACGTTTGAGAGTTCGGCAACAGTAATTGGATACTTTAAAGCCATGTCTTCTAAAGAAGGATCTTGAAAAATAACAAAAGGAGGAACTCCAAGTTTTTTTGCATTCGATTTCCTTAAATCTTTTAGCATTTTCATTAATGCCACATCTACTACTGCTCCTCCACCTTTGGCAGCTGTAACAATATTATTGTTATGAGCCTCGTCGAAAGTATGGTCTTCTGTCATCATAAACGAAGAAGGCTTTTTAATAAAAGCTTTTCCTGCGTCTGTTAATTTAACAACACCATAAGTTTCTATATCTTTTTTTAGATAACCTGCTACTAATACTTGACGTAGCAGTGCCATCCAATACTTATTATCTCTATGTTTTCCGTTACCAAAATAAGGCTGAGCATCTGTTTTATGTGAACTAATCATTGCGTTAGAAGTACCAACAATCACACATACCAAATCTTTAGATTTATAAGTTTCGTTTGTAGCTTGCACTACTTCTAGAAGTATAACAGCATCGTCTTTTGCTTCATTTTGTTTTTTAGGATGGCGCATATTATCATCCATGTCTCCACCACCTCCAGTTTCGTTACTAAATTCTTCACCAAAATAATGAAGAATAAATTTTCGTCTAGAAATAGATGTTTCACAATAGGCAACAACCTCTTGTAATAATGCATGACCAATTTCCTGCTCGGCAACTGGTTTTCCAGACATAAATTTTTCAAGTTTTTCTATGTCCTTATATGCATAATAAGCTAAACAATGGCCTTCTCCACCATCTCGTCCAGCACGTCCAGTTTCTTGGTAGTAACTTTCTATACTTTTTGGAATATCGTGATGGATTACAAAACGTACATCTGGTTTATCGATTCCCATTCCAAAAGCAATGGTAGCAACAATAACGTCTACATCTTCCATTAAGAACATATCTTGATGTTTTGCTCTTGTTTTTGCATCTAATCCTGCGTGATAAGGCAATGCTTTAATACCATTAACTTGTAAAACTTGAGCTAACTCTGTAACACGTTTTCTACTTAAACAGTATATAATCCCAGTTTTTCCTTCGTTTTGCTTTACAAAACGAATAATATCTGAATCTACGGTTTTTGTCTTCGGACGGATTTCGTAATATAAATTAGGCCTATTAAATGATGCTTTAAAAGTTGTAGCATCTGGCATTCCTAAATTCTTAAGTATATCTTCTTGAACTTTTGGAGTTGCAGTAGCAGTAAGACCAATAATTGGAATATTGTCACCAATACGTTGAATTATAGTACGTAAATTCCTGTACTCTGGTCTAAAGTCGTGTCCCCATTCACTAATACAATGGGCTTCATCTACAGCCATAAAAGAAATTTTTACAGTACGCAAAAATTCTACGTTCTCTTCTTTTGTTAGCGATTCTGGTGCTACATAAAGTAACTTGGTTATTCCATTAGTAATATCTTCTTTTACTTGTTTTATTTCCGTTTTATTTAAAGACGAATTTAAAACATGCGCAACACCATGTTGATCTGAAATACCACGAATGGCATCTACTTGATTTTTCATTAAGGCAATTAAAGGAGAAACTACAATAGCTGTTCCTTCTTGCATAAGCGCAGGAAGTTGGTAGCATAAGGATTTTCCGCCTCCAGTAGGCATAATAACGAATGTGTTATTTTGAGATAAAATACTTTCGATAACGGTTTCTTGTAATCCTTTGAATTCACTAAAACCGAAATACTTTTTTAGGGCAGCACGTATTTGACTTTTCACAGTTTATTTTAAGCAGTTAATTATTTACACATTTACAATGTAGGCAAAACAACTTCTAAAATCAACACTATTAGTAAGAAGAATTAAAGCTTTACTTTTAATTTTTCGCTAAATTTGTCGAGATTATCAACAATCACGAAATCGAAGTTATTTTACGCAACTTTTAAAGATAACAAAATCTTTTCAATTGCTACCTAATCTTAAAATGATATATTTTGAATACTAAGGAATCTATACTAAAAATCGCTAAAGAAACCATAGCATTGGAAAGTGCCTCTATTAGTAATCTAGCTACTTTAATTGATGAAGACTTCGCTGATGCTGTGCAACTTATATACAAATCTAAGGGAAGAGTAATAATTACTGGTATTGGTAAAAGCGCTATTATTGCAACAAAAATTGTAGCTACAATGAATTCTACAGGAACTCCTGCTGTTTTTATGCATGCTGCAGATGCAATTCATGGTGATTTAGGTTTAATTTTAGAAGATGATGTTGTTATTTGCATTTCTAAAAGCGGTAACACACCTGAAATTAAGGTACTTGTGCCTTTAATAAAGAATGCAAAAAATAAAATGATTGCCATAACGGGTAATAAAGACTCTTTTTTAGGTACACAAGCAGATTATGTATTAAATGCTTATGTTGCAAAAGAGGCTTGCCCAAATAATTTAGCACCAACAACAAGTACAACTGCGCAATTAGTAATTGGTGATGCTCTAGCTGTTTGTTTGTTAGAAATACGTGGTTTTTCTAGTAAAGATTTTGCAAAATACCATCCTGGAGGTGCTTTAGGGAAAAAATTATATTTACGTGTACATGATTTATCATCGGTTAATAATAAACCGCAGGTACAGCCTGATACGGATTTAAAAACTGTAATAATAGAAATATCAGAAAGTATGCTTGGTGTTACTGCTGTTGTAGAAAATAATAAAATTGCAGGTATTATTACAGATGGTGACTT includes these proteins:
- a CDS encoding YfiT family bacillithiol transferase, whose product is MTNQELENLKYPIGKFHCPVEITESHIQEWISVLEQFPNRLETLVANLNNKQLDTLYRPEGWTVRQVVHHISDSHHNSYTRFKWAMTEDNPVIKAYNENTWAQQHDYKEPLENSLLHIKVIHAKLVHFVKGLSFQDLKRTFIHPDGNEVVALNENLGVYAWHSNHHYAHIERLMKRENW
- a CDS encoding lipopolysaccharide assembly protein LapB, which gives rise to MKTKVFIYTLLFALILSCGKAANYSPGFIKDTTGRYLFNTNEVIEVYFENNELFLKWRGAEKIEPIYLDKNTYFVKEMNKKIQFLKHPETEVFYISEISEDEKAEITYNYKKLPDSVLVPSTYLKNKEYDKALEGYLAIQKEDSTSAFLNQYDFNRLGYKFLNDKNYTDAIEVFKLNSALHPTSDNVYDSLAEAYAKSGDTLQALENYKMALKYNTGNRRAKSFIAAYNNK
- a CDS encoding peptidylprolyl isomerase, which produces MQDGLYAKFNTNKGTILVNLEFKKTPGTVGNFVALAEGNMENTAKPQGTPYYDGLKFHRVIADFMVQGGCPQGAGTGNPGYKFDDEFHPDLKHSGPGILSMANSGPGTNGSQFFITHIATDWLDGNHTVFGNVIEGQDIVDAIAQGDSIETMEIVRVGNSAEKFNAIEAFRTFEGSREKRAAAERAEKVAELDKYSAGFDQTESGLRYQILQKGTGVQAEKGKTVSVHYKGSLTDGTVFDSSYKRNEPIDFALGMGQVIAGWDEGVSLLKVGDKARFVIPSDLGYGSRGAGGAIPPDATLIFDVELMAVK
- a CDS encoding ATP-dependent DNA helicase RecQ, giving the protein MKSQIRAALKKYFGFSEFKGLQETVIESILSQNNTFVIMPTGGGKSLCYQLPALMQEGTAIVVSPLIALMKNQVDAIRGISDQHGVAHVLNSSLNKTEIKQVKEDITNGITKLLYVAPESLTKEENVEFLRTVKISFMAVDEAHCISEWGHDFRPEYRNLRTIIQRIGDNIPIIGLTATATPKVQEDILKNLGMPDATTFKASFNRPNLYYEIRPKTKTVDSDIIRFVKQNEGKTGIIYCLSRKRVTELAQVLQVNGIKALPYHAGLDAKTRAKHQDMFLMEDVDVIVATIAFGMGIDKPDVRFVIHHDIPKSIESYYQETGRAGRDGGEGHCLAYYAYKDIEKLEKFMSGKPVAEQEIGHALLQEVVAYCETSISRRKFILHYFGEEFSNETGGGGDMDDNMRHPKKQNEAKDDAVILLEVVQATNETYKSKDLVCVIVGTSNAMISSHKTDAQPYFGNGKHRDNKYWMALLRQVLVAGYLKKDIETYGVVKLTDAGKAFIKKPSSFMMTEDHTFDEAHNNNIVTAAKGGGAVVDVALMKMLKDLRKSNAKKLGVPPFVIFQDPSLEDMALKYPITVAELSNVHGVGEGKAKKYGKDFVALIGKYVEENDIMRPDDFIVKSTGTNSGLKLYIIQNVDRKLPLTDISSAKGMQMNDFIKEMEAIVFSGTKLNINYWIDDLLDEDQQEELYDYFMESETDKIDVAIDEFDGDYDDEELRLYRIKFISEVAN
- a CDS encoding SIS domain-containing protein; this translates as MNTKESILKIAKETIALESASISNLATLIDEDFADAVQLIYKSKGRVIITGIGKSAIIATKIVATMNSTGTPAVFMHAADAIHGDLGLILEDDVVICISKSGNTPEIKVLVPLIKNAKNKMIAITGNKDSFLGTQADYVLNAYVAKEACPNNLAPTTSTTAQLVIGDALAVCLLEIRGFSSKDFAKYHPGGALGKKLYLRVHDLSSVNNKPQVQPDTDLKTVIIEISESMLGVTAVVENNKIAGIITDGDLRRMLTKVDNFSGLTAKDIMSSNPKAINEDAMAVDAMDVMETYGISQLLVENNGNYAGVVHLHNLIKEGII